Below is a window of Haloterrigena alkaliphila DNA.
TCAGAAGGGAACAGCGTGTTCTGCTAGCGTGGCAACAGGGAATCGCCACGCCCTCCCCAGCCGATTCGCTCGTTTCACTCGCTCATCCCTCGCGCGCTGTCGTCAGCCGGCCTCACTATCGTTCGGCCGGCCGACAGCGCGCGCCACCGCACGCCGGATAGTCGAGTGCCCAGTGATACGTAGACCCCTCGAGTGAGTACTCGGCCAACCTACAAACCCCTCGCACCCCTTATCTCCGAGCATGAAGGTCGGACTCATTTCGGACGTCCACAGCAACCGGGTCGCCCTCGAGACGGTCCTCGCGGAGATGCCGCCGGTCGACGAACTGCTGTGTGCCGGCGACGCGGTCGGCTACAACCCCTGGCCCGCGGCGTGCGTCGACGAACTCCGGGAGCGGGACGTCCCGACGGTGATGGGGAACCACGACGCCGCGGTCGCGGGCGACGCGCCGTTTCGCTTCAACGGGATGGCCCGGGCGGGCGTCGAACACGCGAAGCGACGCCTCGACGACGACCAACTGGCGTGGCTCGAGGCCCTGCCCGCAGAACGATTCGAGTGCGACGGGCGGGTGAAACTCGTCCACGGCCACCCGGACGATCCGGACCGGTACACGCGCTACACCCACCCGGACGAGTTCTCGCCGCGGCTGCTCGGCGACGAGGACGTGCTGGTGCTGGGCCATACCCACGTCCAGGGCGTCAGAAAGTTCGCGGAGGGGATCGTCGTCAACCCGGGCAGCGTCGGCCAGCCCCGCGACGGCGACCCGCGGGCGGGCTACGCGGTCGTCGACCTCGACGCGCTGACGGTCGAGACCCACCGCGTCGAGTACGATATCGAGGCCGTGCAGGCGGCCGTCGAGGAGGCCGGCCTCCCCGACCGGATCGGTCGCCGACTCGCACGCGGGAAGTGAGGGCACACTGATCGAACGCCGACCGCGGGGAAACGAACCCTTTTAGGCGACCTCGCCGGTATGCCCGAACATGGTATTCACCGGCCAGACCGCGTGTACCGACAGGGACCAGCCTCGTCGCGTCACTGGCCGGTGCTGTTGTCGGCCCCGTTCCACCGGGACGCCGCGCCGCCGTCGTGTCGCGACCGTACCGGCCGCTCTCGCTTCCGAGGTGAGCGATGGTCCGACGGCTGCGTGAGGACGTTCGGGCGATGGCCGCCCGCGATCCCGCGGCGACCGGGCGCCTCGAGGTCCTGCTGTGCTACCCGGGACTCCACGCCGTCTGGGCCCACCTCTTGCTCCACCGGCTCTGGAACGCCGGCTTCGAACTGACCGCGCGGCTGCTGTCGAACGTCGTCCGCCTGCTGACGGGCGTCGAGATCCACCCCGGCGCGACGATCGGTCGCCGGGTGACGATCGACCACGGGATGGGCGTGGTGATCGGCGAGACCGCCGAGATCGGCGACGACGTCCACATGTACCACGGCGTCACGCTCGGCGGCGACACGAACGAGCCGGTCAAGCGCCACCCGACGGTCGAGACGGGCGTTCACATCGGCGCGAACGCGACGCTGCTGGGCGATATCACGGTCGGGAAGGACGCGGCCGTCGGCGCGGGTTCGGTCGTCACGAGCGACGTCGACCCGGGCGCGACGGTCGTCGGGGTGCCGGCAGAACGGGTCGACTGAAACGGGCTGCTGTACCGATTTCCAACAGTCCGTCTGAGCGTCGACGCACGGATTCGCCGGGTTCCTACTGTTGCTCGTTGCTTACGGTCCCGTCCGAGCCCGCTGGGGATCCATCCCCGGGGACGCCCTCACCCGTCGAGACGCTCTCGGAAGACTGTTCGGCGTCCGACTCGGTCGCCTCGGGATCGGGATCGGACGTGTAGCCGAGCTCGAGGGTGAGTTTCGCCGTACAGTCGAGCCCTTCCTCCCCCTCCTCGTCGAGTTCGGTCTCCTCCTCCCGTTGGTCCATGTAGCCGTTACAGCGGCCGTGTTTGACGATGTTCATCAGCGTCGCCGCGGAGCCACACTCCGGGCAATCGAGGTAGTAGCCGCCCTCGTCGTTCTGGTGCCACGAGTCCGGCGTGAGTTCCGTGTACGCGGC
It encodes the following:
- a CDS encoding metallophosphoesterase family protein; translation: MKVGLISDVHSNRVALETVLAEMPPVDELLCAGDAVGYNPWPAACVDELRERDVPTVMGNHDAAVAGDAPFRFNGMARAGVEHAKRRLDDDQLAWLEALPAERFECDGRVKLVHGHPDDPDRYTRYTHPDEFSPRLLGDEDVLVLGHTHVQGVRKFAEGIVVNPGSVGQPRDGDPRAGYAVVDLDALTVETHRVEYDIEAVQAAVEEAGLPDRIGRRLARGK
- the cysE gene encoding serine O-acetyltransferase, with amino-acid sequence MVRRLREDVRAMAARDPAATGRLEVLLCYPGLHAVWAHLLLHRLWNAGFELTARLLSNVVRLLTGVEIHPGATIGRRVTIDHGMGVVIGETAEIGDDVHMYHGVTLGGDTNEPVKRHPTVETGVHIGANATLLGDITVGKDAAVGAGSVVTSDVDPGATVVGVPAERVD